A single genomic interval of Saccharothrix saharensis harbors:
- a CDS encoding glycosyl hydrolase family 18 protein yields the protein MRRPVIALVAFLLATAALSAPAAAATGLTATFGRSGTTGTFVVTNPTTAAISGWTIKFDLPAGVTVSGAQHATTTQSGTRVTLTPAFYIGTIQAGRTTDPYSPTITLSQAADPTACTINGANCDGSGPPPPPPAPITADFSVTGSTGKFVVNNNTDAVLADWSITFTLPAGVTASGAQHATLSQTGATVTLNPVHYNRSVGARRSTEPYSPTFTLSRAAEPVTCRVNNANCDGTPDTPPTPPTTLHSPVKTTRTVSLAWTASTPGSLPIAGYEVYHGSTLATTVTSTGATVTGLAPNTAYSFTVRAKDTKGTSSAASNTLAVTTNNPADDAQPPTAPANLRATAKDAGSVTLGWDASTDNRGVANYDVYQGTTVRATVTGTTARVDGLSPSTAYTFTVRARDLYDNVSAASTPITASTGDLVDGYARVGYFVQWGIYGRQYFVKNLDTSGTAAKLTHLNYAFGNIDPVNLTCLHGVTKGTSPNPQDPNQGDGAGDAEADYSRPFSAAQSVDGVGDTGWEPLRGNYNQLRKLKAKHPHLKVLISLGGWTYSKYFSDVAATDAARKKFVKSCLDVYIKGNLPVYNAAGGPGTAAGIFDGIDLDWEWPGAEGHPGNHIGPDDKRNNTLLIEEFRRQLDELSRETGKRYDLTAFTPADPAKIEAGWDLPEVAKSLDVFNVQGYDFHGAGSDNSWEPHRTGHQGNLYADADDPYSFHFSVENAVDAYTSAGVNPRKITIGLAFYGRGWQGVQAGAKNGEWQSATGAAPGQFAEEAGTRGYSNLLASVPGCTVHHDEVAVATSCFTGNGGQWWTFDDVWAIQKKTAWLKQRGLLGAMIWEMSGDTANGTLINAVDAGLR from the coding sequence ATGCGCCGACCAGTCATCGCGCTCGTGGCCTTCCTCCTGGCCACCGCAGCGCTGTCCGCACCGGCCGCCGCGGCGACCGGCCTGACCGCCACGTTCGGCAGGTCCGGTACGACCGGCACGTTCGTGGTCACCAACCCGACGACCGCCGCCATCTCCGGCTGGACGATCAAGTTCGACCTGCCCGCGGGCGTCACCGTCAGCGGCGCGCAGCACGCCACCACCACGCAGAGCGGCACGCGGGTGACCCTGACGCCCGCGTTCTACATCGGCACGATCCAGGCGGGCCGCACCACCGACCCGTACAGCCCGACGATCACGCTCAGCCAGGCCGCCGACCCGACGGCGTGCACGATCAACGGCGCGAACTGCGACGGCAGCGGCCCACCGCCACCACCGCCCGCGCCGATCACGGCCGACTTCAGCGTCACCGGCTCGACCGGCAAGTTCGTGGTCAACAACAACACCGACGCGGTGCTCGCCGACTGGTCGATCACGTTCACCCTGCCCGCCGGCGTCACGGCGAGCGGCGCGCAGCACGCCACGCTCAGCCAGACCGGGGCCACCGTCACGCTCAACCCGGTGCACTACAACCGCAGCGTGGGCGCCCGCCGCTCCACCGAGCCGTACAGCCCGACGTTCACGCTGAGCCGGGCCGCCGAGCCGGTCACGTGCCGGGTGAACAACGCCAACTGCGACGGCACGCCCGACACGCCGCCCACCCCGCCCACCACCCTCCACTCGCCGGTGAAGACCACCAGGACCGTCTCGCTGGCGTGGACCGCCTCCACCCCCGGCTCGCTGCCGATCGCCGGGTACGAGGTCTACCACGGCTCGACCCTGGCCACGACGGTCACGTCCACCGGCGCGACCGTCACCGGCCTCGCCCCGAACACCGCCTACAGCTTCACGGTGAGGGCCAAGGACACCAAGGGCACGTCGTCCGCGGCGTCCAACACCCTGGCGGTGACCACCAACAACCCCGCCGACGACGCCCAGCCGCCGACCGCCCCGGCCAACCTGCGCGCCACCGCGAAGGACGCGGGCAGCGTCACGCTCGGCTGGGACGCGTCCACGGACAACCGGGGCGTGGCCAACTACGACGTCTACCAGGGCACGACGGTGAGGGCGACGGTCACCGGCACCACGGCCCGCGTCGACGGCCTGTCACCGTCCACGGCGTACACGTTCACCGTCCGCGCCCGCGACCTCTACGACAACGTCTCGGCCGCGAGCACCCCGATCACCGCCTCCACCGGCGACCTCGTCGACGGCTACGCGCGGGTCGGGTACTTCGTGCAGTGGGGCATCTACGGCCGCCAGTACTTCGTGAAGAACCTGGACACCAGCGGCACGGCGGCCAAGCTGACCCACCTCAACTACGCGTTCGGCAACATCGACCCGGTCAACCTGACGTGCCTGCACGGCGTCACCAAGGGCACCTCGCCGAACCCGCAGGACCCCAACCAGGGTGACGGCGCGGGTGACGCGGAAGCCGACTACAGCAGGCCCTTCAGCGCGGCCCAGTCCGTCGACGGCGTCGGCGACACCGGCTGGGAGCCGTTGCGCGGCAACTACAACCAGCTGCGCAAGCTCAAGGCCAAGCACCCGCACCTGAAGGTGCTGATCTCGCTGGGCGGCTGGACCTACTCCAAGTACTTCTCCGACGTGGCGGCCACGGACGCGGCGCGCAAGAAGTTCGTCAAGTCCTGCCTGGACGTCTACATCAAGGGCAACCTGCCCGTTTACAACGCGGCCGGCGGGCCGGGCACGGCGGCGGGCATCTTCGACGGCATCGACCTGGACTGGGAGTGGCCGGGCGCGGAGGGCCACCCGGGCAACCACATCGGTCCGGACGACAAGCGGAACAACACGCTGCTGATCGAGGAGTTCCGGCGGCAGCTCGACGAGCTGAGCCGGGAGACGGGCAAGCGCTACGACCTGACCGCGTTCACCCCGGCCGACCCGGCGAAGATCGAGGCCGGCTGGGACCTGCCCGAGGTGGCGAAGTCGCTGGACGTGTTCAACGTGCAGGGCTACGACTTCCACGGCGCGGGCAGCGACAACTCGTGGGAGCCCCACCGCACCGGCCACCAGGGCAACCTGTACGCCGACGCGGACGACCCGTACTCGTTCCACTTCAGCGTGGAGAACGCGGTGGACGCGTACACGTCGGCGGGCGTGAACCCGCGCAAGATCACCATCGGGTTGGCGTTCTACGGTCGCGGCTGGCAGGGCGTGCAGGCGGGCGCGAAGAACGGCGAGTGGCAGTCGGCCACCGGCGCCGCACCCGGCCAGTTCGCCGAGGAGGCCGGCACGCGCGGCTACTCGAACCTGCTGGCGAGCGTGCCGGGCTGCACGGTCCACCACGACGAGGTCGCCGTGGCGACGTCCTGCTTCACCGGCAACGGTGGGCAGTGGTGGACGTTCGACGACGTGTGGGCGATCCAGAAGAAGACCGCGTGGCTCAAGCAGCGCGGCCTGCTCGGCGCGATGATCTGGGAGATGTCCGGTGACACCGCCAACGGCACCCTGATCAACGCCGTGGACGCCGGCCTGAGGTAG
- a CDS encoding aminodeoxychorismate lyase gives MRVLALLDGTLADPDAPLIRVDDFGLMRGDGVFETILVVGGKPRELGPHLDRLARSAAMLDLPEPDRAAFERAVDLVLDNWTGGAEIALKLVHTRGVEGGDGTPTGFALGMDISPKVMAQRADGIAAVTLDRGIEPGLMERAPWLLLGAKSLSYAVNMAAIREAERRGAAEVVFTTSSGSVLEGPTSTLIMARGRTLTTPPAELGILPGTTQAALFRAAEREGWTVEVRPIAVEELYPADGVFLVSSVRKITRVHTLDGKTLPDSAELHARLAELYESEY, from the coding sequence ATGCGCGTGCTCGCTCTACTGGACGGAACGCTGGCCGACCCCGACGCCCCGCTGATCCGGGTCGACGACTTCGGCCTGATGCGCGGCGACGGTGTCTTCGAGACCATCCTCGTCGTCGGCGGCAAGCCCCGGGAACTCGGTCCGCACCTGGACCGGCTGGCCCGCTCGGCGGCCATGCTCGACCTGCCCGAGCCGGACCGGGCCGCGTTCGAGCGGGCCGTGGACCTCGTGCTGGACAACTGGACGGGCGGCGCGGAGATCGCGCTCAAGCTCGTCCACACCCGGGGCGTCGAGGGCGGTGACGGCACGCCGACCGGCTTCGCGCTGGGCATGGACATCTCGCCGAAGGTCATGGCGCAGCGCGCCGACGGCATCGCCGCGGTCACCCTGGACCGGGGCATCGAGCCGGGCCTGATGGAGCGCGCGCCGTGGCTGCTGCTGGGCGCCAAGTCGCTGTCGTACGCGGTGAACATGGCGGCGATCCGCGAGGCCGAACGGCGTGGCGCGGCCGAGGTCGTGTTCACCACGTCGTCCGGCTCGGTGCTGGAGGGCCCGACGTCCACGCTGATCATGGCGCGCGGCCGGACGCTGACCACGCCGCCCGCCGAGCTGGGCATCCTGCCCGGCACGACGCAGGCGGCGCTGTTCCGGGCCGCCGAGCGGGAGGGCTGGACCGTCGAGGTGCGGCCGATCGCGGTGGAGGAGCTGTACCCGGCGGACGGCGTGTTCCTGGTGTCGAGCGTCCGCAAGATCACCCGCGTGCACACGTTGGACGGCAAGACGCTGCCGGACTCCGCCGAGCTGCACGCGCGGCTGGCCGAGCTGTACGAGTCGGAGTACTGA
- a CDS encoding Fur family transcriptional regulator produces MDTAGAPKALRKTLHERGMRMTPQRQLVLDAVRDLGHATPEQICQRVQVTAPTVNITTVYRTLDLLDRLGLVRHTHLGHGAPNYSIHAHEHVHLVCHRCGRVDEVPCELLSPLGGTLRDAYGFELDASHLALSGTCRECLTPSAPKESE; encoded by the coding sequence GTGGACACCGCCGGCGCTCCGAAGGCCCTGCGCAAGACGCTGCACGAACGCGGCATGCGGATGACACCCCAGCGCCAGCTCGTGCTCGACGCGGTGCGCGACCTGGGCCACGCCACGCCCGAGCAGATCTGCCAGCGCGTCCAGGTCACCGCCCCCACGGTCAACATCACCACGGTCTACCGCACGCTGGACCTGCTGGACCGGCTCGGCCTGGTCCGGCACACCCACCTCGGGCACGGCGCGCCCAACTACTCGATCCACGCCCACGAGCACGTCCACCTGGTGTGCCACCGGTGCGGCCGGGTGGACGAGGTGCCGTGCGAGCTGCTGTCCCCGCTCGGGGGAACACTGAGGGACGCGTACGGGTTCGAACTGGATGCGAGCCACCTCGCGCTGTCCGGCACGTGCCGCGAGTGCCTGACCCCGAGCGCCCCGAAGGAGTCCGAGTGA
- a CDS encoding 3-keto-5-aminohexanoate cleavage protein, with amino-acid sequence MSRPGSHGTLLTVAPTGAEHAKADVPQLPVTLEELVRTAQACEQVGAAMVHVHIRGADTRPTLDLGRLKEAVAALREHTSLVVQLSTGGAVTDPEADRLRVLDALPDSASCTMGTVNFGDDVFLNRWEFVVALHKGMQERGIVPEYEIFDIGQLASLRRLLDQHGLPAGGKVHVDLVMGVPGGMPGDAETLVAALRLLPEGASFSATGIGRTTLPVMLTALAAGGHLRVGMEDTISYAKGQPVRDNAQLVARAAGLAKIAQRPPLSPADARALLGVRSPVQV; translated from the coding sequence ATGTCCCGACCCGGATCCCACGGCACGCTGCTCACCGTCGCCCCCACCGGGGCCGAGCACGCGAAGGCCGACGTCCCCCAGCTGCCGGTCACCCTGGAGGAGCTGGTCCGCACCGCGCAGGCCTGCGAGCAGGTCGGCGCGGCGATGGTGCACGTGCACATCCGCGGCGCCGACACCAGGCCGACGTTGGACCTCGGCCGGCTCAAGGAGGCGGTCGCCGCCCTGCGCGAGCACACGAGCCTGGTCGTGCAGCTGTCCACGGGCGGCGCGGTGACCGACCCGGAGGCCGACCGGCTCCGGGTGCTCGACGCCCTGCCCGACTCGGCGTCCTGCACCATGGGCACGGTGAACTTCGGCGACGACGTGTTCCTGAACCGCTGGGAGTTCGTCGTGGCGTTGCACAAGGGGATGCAGGAGCGGGGCATCGTCCCGGAGTACGAGATCTTCGACATCGGCCAGTTGGCGTCGCTGCGGCGGCTGCTGGACCAGCACGGGCTGCCCGCGGGCGGCAAGGTGCACGTCGACCTGGTGATGGGCGTGCCGGGCGGCATGCCGGGCGACGCGGAGACGCTGGTGGCGGCGTTGCGGCTGCTGCCGGAGGGCGCGTCGTTCTCGGCGACGGGCATCGGGCGGACCACGCTGCCGGTGATGCTGACGGCGCTGGCCGCCGGCGGTCACCTGCGGGTGGGCATGGAAGACACCATTTCGTACGCCAAGGGCCAGCCGGTCCGCGACAACGCGCAACTGGTCGCTCGCGCGGCGGGACTGGCGAAGATCGCCCAGCGCCCACCGCTGTCGCCCGCGGACGCGCGTGCACTGCTGGGCGTGCGCAGTCCGGTACAGGTTTGA
- a CDS encoding putative leader peptide: MTTLLTKRLAVDLCRVRSSLCRAAR; this comes from the coding sequence ATGACCACGCTGCTGACCAAGCGACTCGCGGTGGATCTGTGCCGCGTGCGCAGCAGCCTGTGTCGCGCGGCGCGCTGA
- a CDS encoding biotin-dependent carboxyltransferase family protein: MLRTGPQTLVQDLGRPGHAHLGVPPSGALDTRSATLANRLVGNPEDAACLEVLLGGLALRANASCTVAVTGPSTSVLVNGLTRDSPLHLAPGDTLTLGTPRHGLRNYVAVSGGITVPADLGSRSTDLLSGLGPAPLRPDDELPLGDPTGVPVGVDVLVPAHVPDDLVVPVLLGPRDDWFADPARALRAGRWTVSDRSNRVGVRLTGTALDRTADRVGRELPSEGLVTGAVQVPADGRPVVFLADHPTTGGYPVIGVVAAHALPLLGQARPGTRLRFDPQG; the protein is encoded by the coding sequence GTGCTCCGCACCGGCCCGCAGACCCTCGTCCAGGACCTCGGCCGACCCGGTCACGCCCACCTGGGCGTCCCGCCTTCGGGCGCGCTGGACACCCGCTCGGCCACCCTGGCCAACCGCCTGGTCGGCAACCCCGAGGACGCCGCCTGCCTCGAAGTCCTCCTCGGCGGCCTGGCCCTGCGCGCCAACGCCTCCTGCACCGTCGCCGTCACCGGTCCGTCGACGTCCGTGCTGGTCAACGGCCTCACCCGGGACTCGCCGCTGCACCTGGCCCCCGGCGACACCCTCACCCTCGGCACGCCGCGGCACGGCCTGCGCAACTACGTCGCGGTCTCCGGCGGCATCACCGTCCCCGCCGACCTGGGCAGCCGGTCCACCGACCTGCTCTCCGGCCTCGGCCCCGCCCCGCTGCGCCCGGACGACGAACTGCCGCTCGGCGACCCGACCGGCGTCCCCGTGGGCGTGGACGTGCTGGTCCCGGCGCACGTCCCGGACGACCTCGTGGTGCCCGTCCTCCTCGGCCCCCGGGACGACTGGTTCGCCGACCCGGCCCGCGCGCTGCGGGCGGGCCGCTGGACGGTGTCCGACCGGAGCAACCGCGTCGGCGTCCGCCTCACCGGCACCGCCCTCGACCGGACCGCGGACCGGGTGGGCCGGGAGCTGCCGAGCGAGGGTCTGGTCACGGGCGCGGTGCAGGTCCCGGCCGACGGGCGGCCCGTCGTGTTCCTCGCCGACCACCCGACGACCGGCGGTTACCCGGTGATCGGCGTGGTCGCGGCGCACGCCCTGCCGCTGCTCGGCCAGGCCCGGCCGGGCACCCGGCTCCGCTTCGACCCGCAGGGCTGA
- a CDS encoding YgfZ/GcvT domain-containing protein: MNSPLLTAPGAVAPFAGAPDQGVPWHFGDPFAEQRSAARSVAVVDRSHRAVLAVPGDDRLTWLHSLTSQHLTALGEGEGTEALILDVQGRVEHHAVVANVGGVAYLDTEADRAAELLAYLTKMVFWSKVEPRDATAELAVLTVVGPEVTDLFAKLDVPLPAGPNGVVALGGGFARRMPWPGHDAVDLVVPRGELADWWARLTDAGARPAGSWAFEALRVESLRPRLGVDTDEKTIPHEVNWIGSAVHLDKGCYRGQETVSKVHNVGRPPRRMLLLHLDGSREVQPETGDPVLVDDRVVGRVGSVALHHELGTIVLALVKRSVSPETELLVGAEDRRVQARVDPDSVPPDTPGLGREAARGLGR, translated from the coding sequence GTGAACTCACCGCTGTTGACCGCCCCCGGTGCGGTCGCCCCGTTCGCGGGCGCCCCCGACCAGGGCGTGCCGTGGCACTTCGGCGACCCGTTCGCCGAGCAGCGCTCGGCCGCGCGGTCGGTGGCGGTGGTCGACCGGTCGCACCGGGCCGTGCTCGCCGTGCCCGGCGACGACCGGCTGACCTGGCTGCACTCGCTGACCAGCCAGCACCTCACCGCGCTCGGCGAGGGCGAGGGCACCGAGGCGCTGATCCTGGACGTGCAGGGGCGGGTCGAGCACCACGCCGTGGTGGCGAACGTCGGCGGTGTCGCCTACCTGGACACGGAAGCGGACCGGGCGGCCGAGCTGCTGGCGTACCTGACCAAGATGGTGTTCTGGTCGAAGGTGGAGCCGCGCGACGCCACGGCGGAGCTGGCCGTGCTGACCGTCGTCGGCCCGGAGGTCACCGACCTGTTCGCCAAGCTGGACGTGCCGCTGCCCGCCGGTCCGAACGGCGTGGTCGCGCTGGGGGGCGGGTTCGCCCGCCGCATGCCGTGGCCCGGTCACGACGCGGTGGACCTGGTCGTGCCGCGCGGCGAGCTCGCCGACTGGTGGGCCCGGCTCACCGACGCGGGCGCGCGGCCGGCCGGCAGCTGGGCGTTCGAGGCGCTGCGGGTGGAGTCGCTGCGGCCCAGGCTCGGCGTGGACACCGACGAGAAGACCATCCCGCACGAGGTGAACTGGATCGGCTCGGCCGTGCACCTGGACAAGGGCTGCTACCGGGGCCAGGAGACGGTGTCGAAGGTGCACAACGTCGGCCGCCCGCCGCGCCGGATGCTGCTGCTGCACCTGGACGGGTCGCGCGAGGTGCAGCCGGAGACCGGCGACCCGGTGCTCGTGGACGACCGCGTGGTCGGTCGGGTCGGCAGCGTCGCCCTGCACCACGAGCTGGGCACGATCGTGCTGGCGCTGGTCAAGCGGTCGGTGTCGCCGGAGACGGAGCTGCTGGTCGGCGCGGAGGACCGGCGGGTGCAGGCGCGGGTCGACCCCGACTCGGTGCCGCCGGACACCCCCGGGCTGGGCCGCGAGGCGGCGCGCGGCCTCGGCCGCTGA
- a CDS encoding DUF4395 domain-containing protein, which produces MPLDATATKDAPVDPRGPRFSAWITSAILAVVLLTGSWRLLAAQTLLFAMCAFISLKLNPWGHVYRFAVQPRLEPTAEREEAAPLRFAQGVGFVFALTGTIGYATGLTALGVVATSAALVAALLNAAVGLCLGCEMFLLLRRYAPALARPQ; this is translated from the coding sequence GTGCCTTTAGATGCCACCGCCACCAAGGACGCGCCGGTCGATCCCCGCGGGCCCCGGTTCAGCGCCTGGATCACCTCCGCCATCCTCGCGGTCGTCCTGCTGACCGGGTCGTGGCGGCTGCTGGCCGCCCAGACCCTGCTGTTCGCGATGTGCGCGTTCATCTCGCTCAAGCTCAACCCGTGGGGCCACGTCTACCGGTTCGCCGTGCAGCCGAGGCTCGAACCGACGGCCGAGCGCGAGGAGGCCGCCCCGCTGCGGTTCGCGCAGGGCGTCGGGTTCGTCTTCGCGCTGACCGGCACGATCGGCTACGCCACCGGCCTCACCGCGCTCGGGGTCGTCGCGACGTCCGCCGCCCTGGTCGCCGCACTGCTCAACGCGGCGGTCGGCCTGTGCCTGGGCTGCGAGATGTTCCTGCTCCTGCGCCGCTACGCACCCGCCCTCGCCCGACCCCAGTGA
- a CDS encoding FABP family protein, whose amino-acid sequence MSGDGPVPGSGDAAVQAAAARAEVTGTRNLPQFNDLPIPADTANLRSGPSLHDACLALLPLVGVWRGEGEVVYPTIDGPFRYGQQVTFAHDGRPFLYYEARAWLLDENGGVIRQAARETGFWRPQPDDTIEVLLTHNTGIVELYYGKPRNQTSWEFVTDAVVRTATAKEVTGAQRLYGIVNHGDLAYVEERAMVGRPLQTHISAQLKRIVG is encoded by the coding sequence GTGAGCGGCGACGGGCCCGTTCCGGGCAGTGGTGACGCGGCCGTGCAGGCCGCCGCGGCGCGCGCCGAGGTGACCGGCACGCGCAACCTGCCGCAGTTCAACGACCTGCCGATCCCGGCGGACACGGCGAACCTGCGCTCCGGACCCTCGCTGCACGACGCGTGCCTGGCCCTGCTGCCGCTGGTCGGCGTGTGGCGCGGCGAGGGCGAGGTCGTGTACCCGACGATCGACGGCCCGTTCCGCTACGGGCAGCAGGTCACGTTCGCGCACGACGGCCGGCCGTTCCTCTACTACGAGGCGCGGGCGTGGCTGCTGGACGAGAACGGCGGCGTGATCCGCCAGGCGGCGCGCGAGACGGGGTTCTGGCGGCCCCAGCCGGACGACACGATCGAGGTGCTGCTCACGCACAACACCGGGATCGTGGAGCTGTACTACGGCAAGCCGCGCAACCAGACCTCGTGGGAGTTCGTGACGGACGCGGTGGTGCGCACGGCGACCGCCAAGGAGGTCACGGGCGCGCAGCGGCTGTACGGCATCGTCAACCACGGCGACCTGGCGTACGTCGAGGAGCGGGCCATGGTCGGCCGGCCGCTCCAGACGCACATCTCGGCGCAGCTGAAGCGCATCGTCGGCTGA
- a CDS encoding aerial mycelium formation protein — MIEVRPGGRRRIDRVLAPDYAEGVERLPLAEVRALRDEAAQEETDLSYLRRLLHARIDIVRAEQERRTSGGSAVVDQLATILASNAVGPATGHGRYQTQEPSRAEAHRRHVEALVSDVDLSDVSALSDDKLDLALRVFIGEEASVSARRREVQAVVDLLNAEIAGRYQSGSASVDELLAAERGWPANPGRSKE, encoded by the coding sequence GTGATCGAGGTGCGTCCCGGCGGGCGCCGCCGTATCGACCGGGTGCTCGCCCCCGACTACGCGGAGGGGGTCGAGCGGCTCCCGCTCGCCGAGGTGCGCGCGTTGCGCGACGAGGCGGCGCAGGAGGAGACCGACCTGTCGTACCTGCGGCGGCTGCTCCACGCGCGCATCGACATCGTGCGGGCCGAGCAGGAGCGCCGGACGTCGGGCGGTTCGGCGGTGGTCGACCAGCTCGCGACGATCCTCGCGTCGAACGCCGTGGGGCCGGCGACCGGTCACGGGCGCTACCAGACGCAGGAGCCGTCCCGGGCCGAGGCGCACCGGCGGCACGTCGAGGCGCTGGTCTCCGACGTGGACCTGTCGGACGTGAGCGCGCTCTCGGACGACAAGCTGGACCTGGCGCTGCGGGTGTTCATCGGCGAGGAGGCGTCGGTCTCGGCGCGGCGGCGCGAGGTGCAGGCCGTGGTCGACCTGCTCAACGCCGAGATCGCCGGGCGGTACCAGAGCGGCAGCGCCTCGGTGGACGAGCTGCTGGCCGCCGAGCGCGGCTGGCCGGCCAACCCCGGTCGTTCCAAGGAGTAG
- a CDS encoding 5-oxoprolinase subunit B family protein, which produces MQLRRCGTDGVLVEVDSLGEVEAVRAALAAARLPDVVELVPAARTVLVVTRPGGVPAVRAALAGVDPVDHPAAAGDEVVLEVRYDGPDLDLVAETAGLTAAEVVALHTGADYRVAFCGFAPGFAYLTGLPEPLRQPRLDSPRTKVPAGSVGVAGEFTAAYPRATPGGWRLIGRTDAPLFDPRRPTPALLTPGARVRFEAAR; this is translated from the coding sequence ATGCAGCTGCGGCGTTGCGGCACGGACGGCGTGCTCGTCGAGGTGGACTCGCTGGGCGAGGTGGAGGCCGTGCGCGCGGCGCTCGCGGCGGCGCGGCTGCCGGACGTGGTCGAGCTGGTGCCGGCGGCCCGCACCGTGCTGGTCGTGACCAGGCCGGGCGGCGTGCCCGCCGTGCGCGCGGCCCTGGCCGGGGTCGACCCGGTCGACCACCCCGCGGCGGCCGGTGACGAGGTCGTGCTCGAAGTCCGCTACGACGGCCCCGACCTGGACCTGGTCGCCGAGACCGCGGGGCTGACCGCGGCCGAGGTGGTCGCCCTGCACACCGGCGCGGACTACCGGGTCGCGTTCTGCGGCTTCGCGCCCGGCTTCGCCTACCTGACCGGGCTGCCCGAGCCGCTGCGCCAACCGCGCCTGGACTCGCCGCGCACGAAGGTCCCGGCGGGTTCGGTGGGCGTGGCGGGCGAGTTCACCGCCGCCTACCCCCGCGCCACGCCGGGCGGCTGGCGGCTGATCGGCCGGACCGACGCGCCGCTGTTCGACCCGCGCCGCCCGACCCCGGCCCTGCTGACGCCGGGCGCCCGCGTCCGCTTCGAGGCCGCCCGATGA
- a CDS encoding DUF1416 domain-containing protein, producing the protein MSLDGCGAPQQGVDVQVGANEVVLTGKVKSEGAPVGGAFVRLLDASGEFTAEVVSSPDGDFRFFAAPGTWTIRALHRSGNGQASVSAEGPGVHPVEVAVA; encoded by the coding sequence ATGAGCTTGGACGGTTGCGGCGCGCCCCAGCAGGGCGTGGACGTCCAGGTCGGCGCGAACGAGGTCGTGCTGACCGGCAAGGTCAAGAGCGAGGGCGCACCGGTCGGCGGCGCGTTCGTGCGCCTGCTGGACGCCTCGGGCGAGTTCACCGCCGAGGTCGTGTCCTCGCCCGACGGCGACTTCCGGTTCTTCGCCGCGCCGGGCACGTGGACCATCCGCGCGCTGCACCGGTCCGGCAACGGGCAGGCGTCGGTCAGCGCGGAGGGGCCGGGCGTGCACCCGGTCGAGGTCGCGGTGGCCTGA
- a CDS encoding sulfurtransferase has product MSREDVLVSAAWSEENLNAPGVVFVEVDEDTTAYDGGHIPGAVRIDWRTELQDPVRRDFVDREGFEKLLSAKGIANDDTVILYGGNNNWFAAYAYWYFKLYGHDSVKLLDGGRKKWELDGRPLDKEQVERPATEYKAQEQNLALRAFRDEVVDAIGNKNLVDVRSPDEFSGKLLAPAHLPQEQAQRAGHIPSAINVPWSKAANEDGTFKSNEELAEIYGEAGFDGSRKTIAYCRIGERSSHTWFALHELLGHEDVKNYDGSWTEYGSLVGVPVELGSGKEA; this is encoded by the coding sequence ATGAGCCGTGAAGACGTCCTGGTCTCGGCCGCGTGGTCCGAGGAGAACCTCAACGCGCCCGGCGTGGTGTTCGTGGAGGTGGACGAGGACACCACCGCCTACGACGGGGGTCACATCCCGGGTGCGGTCCGGATCGACTGGAGGACCGAGCTGCAGGACCCGGTGCGGCGCGACTTCGTCGACCGCGAGGGCTTCGAGAAGCTGCTGTCCGCCAAGGGCATCGCCAACGACGACACGGTCATCCTCTACGGCGGCAACAACAACTGGTTCGCGGCCTACGCGTACTGGTACTTCAAGCTGTACGGGCACGACTCGGTGAAGCTGCTCGACGGCGGCCGCAAGAAGTGGGAGCTCGACGGCCGCCCGCTGGACAAGGAGCAGGTCGAGCGCCCGGCGACCGAGTACAAGGCCCAGGAGCAGAACCTGGCGCTGCGCGCGTTCCGCGACGAGGTCGTGGACGCGATCGGCAACAAGAACCTGGTCGACGTGCGCTCGCCCGACGAGTTCTCCGGCAAGCTGCTCGCGCCCGCCCACCTGCCGCAGGAGCAGGCGCAGCGCGCCGGCCACATCCCCAGCGCGATCAACGTGCCGTGGAGCAAGGCCGCCAACGAGGACGGCACGTTCAAGTCGAACGAGGAGCTGGCGGAGATCTACGGCGAGGCCGGCTTCGACGGTTCCCGCAAGACGATCGCCTACTGCCGCATCGGCGAGCGCTCGTCGCACACGTGGTTCGCGCTGCACGAGCTGCTCGGCCACGAGGACGTGAAGAACTACGACGGTTCCTGGACCGAGTACGGCTCGCTGGTCGGCGTGCCGGTCGAGCTCGGCAGCGGCAAGGAGGCCTGA